In Stieleria varia, one genomic interval encodes:
- a CDS encoding serine protease: MNDLPKTTARLAVAVLAFFAGHLSYVSAQSVCLPAPRLLTTMPMGGQVGSTVEVTVTGESIEGAEQLRFSDPRISALPKLDADGLPLAGKYTVTISPDCPLGIHEARLMTPLGLSTSRVFSVSSLPEVIQEKPTPTAEAPMELAINTICNATMPVRAVNHYSFTANKGQRVLVECAADGIDSKLKAVLIVADEKGRDLMVERRGGAIDFTAPKDGIYQVKVHELTFNGGPEYFYRLAIRDVAGDVIPDPLPSTQQVNAFSWPPPGLSAVAEMREIEPNQDTTQEIGLPCDIAGSFYPAADVDTFEFNAKKGEMWWVEVASQRLGLPTDPSVLVQQIVDEGDDRKYVDVAELNDISSPVKVSSNGYAYDGPPYNAGSSDVLGQFQIQMDGRYRLQLRDLFGGTRNDPRNVYRMVIRKAQPDFALVGWALHMMLRNGDRNALSKPIALRPGATMALEVVVIRKDGFDGPIELRMDHLPEGVAAQGLTIPAKQSRGIMLVTAAEDARQDMSMADFYGTAEIDGQTVTRRCHLASMKWPVKDGKSEIPSPRLLADVPISVSAIEKTPLTISPQEDKVWEAKAGEKLTIPMVQTSNAKFSGANLSLSTFGGDMERNPTFDVSLTADRTEAVIDLAKTKTPPGDYTIAFYGGAVVKYAANPDAADAKTNDIADIIVTQPVHIRVLPEEKK; encoded by the coding sequence ATGAATGATCTCCCCAAGACAACTGCGAGACTGGCGGTTGCGGTTCTTGCCTTTTTTGCTGGACACCTCAGCTATGTGAGTGCTCAGTCGGTTTGCTTGCCGGCACCCCGGTTGCTGACAACCATGCCGATGGGCGGCCAAGTCGGTTCGACCGTGGAAGTGACCGTGACTGGCGAATCGATCGAAGGTGCGGAGCAATTGCGGTTTTCGGACCCGAGGATCAGTGCCCTGCCCAAGCTCGACGCCGATGGCCTGCCGCTGGCGGGAAAGTACACCGTGACGATCTCGCCGGACTGCCCTCTGGGAATTCACGAAGCCCGGTTGATGACCCCGTTGGGGCTTTCCACGTCACGTGTGTTCTCGGTGTCGTCGCTGCCAGAAGTGATCCAGGAGAAACCAACACCAACCGCCGAAGCCCCGATGGAGCTGGCGATCAACACGATCTGCAACGCAACAATGCCGGTTCGAGCGGTCAACCATTACTCATTCACTGCCAACAAGGGGCAACGTGTCTTGGTGGAGTGCGCCGCCGATGGGATCGATTCCAAACTGAAAGCCGTGCTGATCGTCGCGGACGAAAAAGGTCGTGACTTGATGGTCGAAAGGCGAGGCGGAGCGATCGATTTCACGGCTCCCAAAGACGGGATCTACCAAGTCAAGGTTCATGAGCTGACGTTCAATGGCGGTCCAGAGTATTTTTATCGACTTGCGATTCGAGATGTTGCGGGTGACGTGATCCCCGATCCATTGCCGTCAACGCAACAAGTCAACGCGTTTTCGTGGCCTCCGCCGGGCTTGTCCGCTGTGGCAGAGATGCGTGAGATCGAACCGAATCAAGACACGACTCAAGAGATCGGGCTGCCGTGTGACATCGCCGGCAGCTTCTATCCCGCCGCCGATGTGGACACCTTTGAGTTTAATGCCAAGAAAGGCGAGATGTGGTGGGTGGAGGTTGCGTCTCAGCGACTGGGCTTGCCAACAGATCCATCCGTATTGGTGCAACAAATCGTTGACGAAGGCGACGATCGCAAGTATGTGGATGTCGCCGAATTGAACGACATCTCAAGTCCGGTGAAAGTTTCCAGCAACGGATACGCCTACGATGGACCGCCGTACAACGCGGGCTCCAGCGACGTGCTGGGTCAGTTTCAAATCCAAATGGACGGTCGCTATCGATTGCAACTGCGAGATCTGTTCGGCGGCACTCGCAACGATCCACGCAACGTCTATCGGATGGTGATCCGCAAAGCCCAGCCAGACTTTGCGCTGGTCGGATGGGCGTTGCACATGATGTTGCGCAACGGGGATCGCAATGCACTTTCCAAACCGATTGCGCTTCGCCCTGGAGCGACCATGGCATTGGAAGTCGTCGTGATTCGCAAGGACGGGTTTGACGGCCCGATCGAACTCAGAATGGACCACTTGCCCGAAGGCGTCGCCGCACAAGGGTTGACGATCCCCGCCAAACAATCGCGAGGCATTATGCTCGTCACGGCCGCGGAAGACGCCCGGCAGGATATGTCGATGGCCGATTTCTATGGCACCGCCGAGATCGATGGGCAAACCGTCACGCGACGCTGTCACCTGGCATCGATGAAATGGCCCGTCAAAGACGGCAAGTCGGAAATCCCCAGTCCAAGGTTGCTGGCCGATGTTCCGATTTCGGTCAGCGCGATCGAGAAAACGCCACTGACGATCTCGCCTCAAGAAGACAAAGTTTGGGAAGCGAAAGCGGGCGAAAAGCTGACCATCCCGATGGTTCAAACATCCAACGCAAAGTTTTCGGGAGCGAACCTGAGCCTCAGCACGTTTGGCGGCGATATGGAGCGTAACCCCACGTTCGACGTCTCGCTCACGGCTGATCGAACCGAAGCCGTGATCGATCTGGCCAAAACCAAAACCCCGCCTGGCGATTACACGATCGCCTTTTACGGAGGCGCTGTCGTCAAGTACGCAGCGAATCCGGACGCTGCCGACGCCAAGACCAATGACATTGCCGACATCATCGTCACCCAGCCCGTCCACATCCGAGTGTTGCCGGAAGAGAAAAAATGA
- a CDS encoding DUF1501 domain-containing protein, translated as MNPSQELCCPGPDAATHNIAANLAGTRRSFMKMGIAGFASLSLPAVMRLRAASLAATGSTAASEKTAVILVWKPGGCSHIDTYDPKPDAGSEYRGPFGMISTKVTGMKFTELLPRQAAIADKFTLLRSMKQGAGGHPAGSMQMFSGDADTRDKPKPKYPDWMSVVNYLRSQEGPRENPLPRYVGVSGPSTYNGPAYLGDAYSPFSVTGDPNSPDFVVPNIGLSSQNEAERIRRRIGLREKLDTMSREFDRYGELGALDEFESQAMALLTNPKTKDAFDLTQEDDKTRDRYGRNAWGQQLLLARRLVEAGVEVLTTSLRGQLCGRVSNWDDHAVNHHVFDALRFRAQAYDQAVTALIEDIHERGLSKRVLVVVTGEFGRTPKINYQPSTGAGNASAAAGTKQPGRDHWPRAFSNIWAGGGIETGRFIGSTDKRGEDVVERPCGPGDFLATIYHHLGIDSSKVFIKDFNGRPTPIVDHGTPIPELMG; from the coding sequence ATGAATCCTTCACAAGAATTGTGCTGTCCGGGTCCTGACGCCGCAACGCACAACATAGCCGCGAATCTTGCCGGTACGCGACGCAGTTTTATGAAAATGGGCATCGCCGGTTTTGCGAGCCTCAGCCTGCCAGCGGTCATGCGATTACGCGCGGCCAGTCTCGCTGCAACCGGTTCGACTGCGGCAAGCGAAAAGACCGCCGTGATCTTGGTGTGGAAACCAGGCGGATGCTCTCACATTGACACCTACGACCCCAAACCCGACGCGGGCAGCGAGTATCGCGGACCCTTTGGCATGATCTCGACCAAAGTGACGGGAATGAAGTTCACCGAGTTGCTGCCCAGACAGGCCGCGATCGCTGACAAGTTCACGCTGCTCAGGAGCATGAAACAAGGTGCCGGCGGACACCCGGCCGGCTCGATGCAGATGTTTTCCGGCGACGCCGACACACGCGACAAACCCAAACCGAAGTATCCCGACTGGATGTCGGTGGTCAACTATTTGCGAAGCCAAGAGGGGCCGCGAGAGAATCCGTTGCCACGATACGTCGGCGTCAGTGGGCCATCGACGTATAACGGCCCCGCGTATTTGGGCGATGCCTACTCACCATTCTCAGTGACCGGCGACCCAAATTCTCCCGATTTTGTGGTTCCCAACATCGGGTTGTCCAGTCAAAACGAAGCCGAGAGGATCCGCCGACGCATCGGTCTGCGAGAAAAGCTTGACACGATGTCTCGCGAGTTTGACCGATACGGCGAACTCGGAGCGTTGGACGAATTTGAATCGCAGGCGATGGCATTGCTGACCAACCCCAAGACCAAAGACGCCTTCGACTTGACCCAGGAAGACGACAAGACCCGAGATCGCTACGGTCGAAATGCTTGGGGGCAACAGTTGCTGTTGGCGCGTCGATTGGTCGAGGCCGGAGTCGAAGTATTGACGACCAGCTTGCGTGGTCAACTTTGTGGCCGCGTCAGCAACTGGGACGATCACGCGGTCAACCACCACGTGTTCGACGCGTTGCGTTTCCGCGCCCAGGCGTACGATCAAGCCGTCACGGCGTTGATCGAAGACATCCATGAGCGTGGTTTGTCCAAACGCGTGCTGGTTGTGGTGACGGGTGAGTTTGGACGGACGCCAAAGATCAATTATCAACCCAGCACCGGGGCGGGCAACGCGAGTGCAGCGGCCGGAACCAAGCAACCAGGACGTGACCACTGGCCCCGAGCCTTCTCAAACATCTGGGCCGGCGGTGGAATCGAGACAGGACGCTTCATCGGTTCAACGGACAAACGCGGCGAAGACGTCGTGGAGCGACCATGCGGCCCCGGTGATTTCCTAGCAACGATCTATCATCACTTGGGAATCGATTCGTCCAAGGTTTTCATCAAAGACTTCAACGGCCGCCCCACACCAATCGTCGATCACGGAACACCGATCCCAGAGCTGATGGGATGA
- a CDS encoding IS630 family transposase: protein MARPVFKFALPDRRQLKQLEQMKSHHRLPSHRRRAEAILLSVRDYSAAQIADIVQGHPDTVRRWIDRFNQHGIDGITDKPRKGGDPALNDHEQSILRELIECYPNRARTVLSKLKEETGKQISRSTLRRYCHRFGLNWKRFRKSLRKKRDQAKFDKAKRKIANLAARPDRDVYYFDESALTLREVVPYGWQPVGERIEVPVTGGSRPSLQALGFQSCEGDVHCYLHRSNVSTWTVTSVIDHFISTLTRPATIVIDNASVHTSEEFRRQELVWQQRNVEFFRIPPYSPELNRIERFWEKLKYELMPVQAWETFDDMLECATACIANIGTVFHMPSLVTQ, encoded by the coding sequence ATGGCACGTCCTGTCTTTAAATTTGCTCTGCCAGATCGGCGGCAATTGAAACAGCTTGAACAGATGAAGTCGCATCACCGCTTGCCGTCCCATCGTCGGCGGGCCGAAGCTATCTTGTTGAGCGTCAGAGATTATTCCGCCGCTCAGATCGCTGACATTGTACAAGGACATCCTGACACGGTGCGTCGGTGGATCGATCGGTTTAACCAGCATGGGATCGATGGAATCACTGACAAGCCGAGAAAGGGAGGTGATCCTGCTCTCAATGATCACGAGCAATCGATCCTTCGTGAACTCATCGAGTGCTATCCCAATCGTGCTCGCACGGTGCTCAGCAAGCTCAAAGAGGAAACCGGAAAGCAGATTAGTCGATCGACACTGCGTCGCTACTGCCATCGCTTTGGTTTGAACTGGAAACGCTTTCGAAAGAGTCTCCGCAAAAAGCGAGATCAGGCCAAATTTGACAAGGCGAAGAGAAAGATTGCCAACTTGGCCGCGAGGCCCGATCGGGATGTCTACTACTTTGATGAATCCGCACTGACGCTCCGGGAAGTCGTGCCATACGGTTGGCAACCTGTGGGCGAACGAATCGAAGTTCCGGTGACCGGAGGATCTCGACCAAGCCTTCAGGCCCTCGGCTTCCAGTCGTGCGAGGGTGACGTTCACTGCTACCTCCATCGTAGCAATGTGAGCACTTGGACGGTCACGTCGGTGATTGATCATTTCATCTCGACGTTGACGCGACCGGCTACAATCGTCATCGACAACGCGTCGGTCCACACCAGCGAGGAGTTTCGTCGTCAAGAATTGGTATGGCAGCAACGCAATGTGGAATTCTTTCGGATACCACCGTACAGTCCTGAGTTGAATCGAATTGAACGATTCTGGGAGAAACTCAAATATGAATTGATGCCGGTCCAGGCCTGGGAAACCTTTGATGATATGCTGGAGTGCGCGACTGCGTGCATTGCAAATATAGGAACCGTATTTCATATGCCGTCGCTGGTTACACAATAA
- a CDS encoding addiction module protein, with amino-acid sequence MTLQESLRALPPDEKLAVVTQLWNDLAASAPLMLPEDELAEMNRRRDELLANPDIAIDADEVWRRVDGD; translated from the coding sequence ATGACACTTCAAGAATCACTTCGCGCGTTACCGCCCGATGAAAAGCTAGCTGTCGTCACACAGCTCTGGAATGACCTTGCCGCTTCAGCTCCGTTGATGTTACCGGAAGATGAACTTGCGGAGATGAATCGCAGACGAGACGAATTGCTTGCGAATCCTGATATCGCGATTGACGCTGACGAGGTGTGGCGGCGTGTAGATGGCGACTGA